Genomic DNA from Porites lutea chromosome 4, jaPorLute2.1, whole genome shotgun sequence:
ccagtcaatttgatgttttgtCTGTAAGTGGTGCTTGACGTGTCACTGCGTGAGCTCGTAGCAAAACGACATGTACTGAAACGACCAGTGAAAAAAACTCTTGCACACTGCTAGGGCTGGAATGTCATTGGGAATAATTATACTGAATGAAAACCTGGTTAAATCCATGAGACTGATGCTTACTCCGTCAGAGACACAGCGACACAAAAAGTATCAGAGTTCTCCTGAAAAGATTCCAACCTCTGAGGTTCTGGTTACGAGTTGTAATCACCCAGACTTGAACTGAAACAACGTATTAAGCTTAACTGCTAGAAGTTAGAATACGGTTGTGCATAACGCTACTGGAATGTCGACGGTGTTTAGTTTTCCCCTTACTTACATGTACTCTTCTTCCTTGCTTAGCAGGCCCTGCGCGATGTTCTTCGTCTTTCCCGACGGTGGCTTCTCCGAAGATGAAACTCCCTGAGCACTGCTAACGGATCGGCGACCGCCATTTGTAGCAGCTGAAGAAGGTCTTTTGGCGACGGAATTAGCCCGCGAAGACTGAGGAAAAGAGTGAAAATTTGACCTGTCATAATGCCAAAACGCACTTGTTTTTACTACTTGACAAATCGTACATAAAGGCAAATTTACATACCAttttaagaagacaaaaatAACACCACTAAACCTTATGAGAGACCGCCATGACACTTTCCGTTTAGGACTTAGTCTTCCAAAGCGCTGATATTTTTGGCGCGCGGGTTCGCGCGCGGGGCCTTGGTTGCGGGAAGTTTTGGAAGCGTCACGCAAGAGGAGGGCGTTAGTCACGTTCTCCTTTAATAGTCAAACTATGGCTACTGAGCTTGGGGGTTGCTCTCTCGTAAGCTGTCAAGAAGCCTATGCAAAATCTCTTAACAGTTTTATTGCTTCACTTGATTCAAAGGAAGGGAATCTTACCCTCAAATGCCTTGCAGGGCACGTAGTTCCCCTTTTGAGTGACCTTCTCAAAGTTCATACTGCGGAGAAGTTGCCCTTTTGTGTTCTTAGCGTAGGAAGTGGAGAAGGTAGTAATGATTTGTCCTTCATTGAAATGCTGATCAAATCCCTTCAAGGGACAGGTATCAGACCGCGGATCTTTCAGCATGCCATTGAACCAGACGAAGCTAAACTGGAGTCCTTTCGCGCGAAAGCAGAAGACTTGCGCGTGCGTTTGAATGTTGATTTTGAATGGTTCCCCATGACATACGACGAGTACATTGAACAAGCCAAAAGCAAAGTTGTCAAATTTAATGTGGTTCATTTTCTACACAGCATATACTACATTGGTCCTGATCTTGAAACAGCGCTAAAGCATTGCTACGAGAAAGAACTTGAGCCGAAAGGGGTAATTTTTTCAATTACTCCAGATTTTAACTCTCCTTATGCGAGATATGGAAAAGCGTTTTCTTCGGAAGGCTTGATTTTGAGTCCTGGATCTTACTACAGCAACAAGGAAGTTATAGATATAGCTAAAAGAAATGGGTGGAAGTACAAGGAATGTTCAGGCGAGTCGGTTTCCTGTAACGTAGCAGGCATTTTCGATCGTTCTTCAGTGGAGGGCAATCTTTTGCTTGACTTCCTAACACAATAGAAGAACATTTCACAGACTGCAGGAGAAGAAAATTTAACGAAAATTTTAAGCTTCTGGGAAAATGAATGCACTGCTAGTAGCCATGGACAAAAGCTAGTAACGTTTGAAAACAGGACTGTTATGATCTTCAAAGGATCGTAATGTAGAGCTTACCCCATGTAACGGAATCTGGTAAATTTTTGCCTTTGGGATcgaaaatctggaaaaattttgcttgtggaatccggaatcctgggctttggaatccaggaaacagctcaaggaatccggaataccAGTAACGATTGGAACCTACAAAGaatggaatccagtacctggaatccggaatccacgacatgggatccagaatccaagactatcTGGCAGACCGTCTTGGATTAGGCTATGTAGTCAGGATATATTAGATATCAGCCCATTATAGAGGCATGGGGTGTTTATCCTTCACTGGGGATTTAGGGCGTGGTGTCTGATGTTTCAGTAAATTAATTTACATCATTTATCTCTCCTtctatcatttttcttttagtggtAAGTAAAAAATTGACAGACCACAAATcaagataaaataaattatttgtgaAAACATTGTTTCCAGATACAAAACAAATTCTAAGTGTTTTTCTTCAGTAATCtatgaaacaaagaaaagtgtCAGTAGTCAGAGTTTTAATAAACAGAATgtgttttgcttattttttgtaTGTGCATCCACAAGTAGTGCTACAACCTCAGACAAAACTGTTGAGTCAGTCCATCTATTTTCTGACTTTTGCAGCATGCTACCATCTCCTCTAAGCAgaaaaaataagcccccttcCCATCCCCTAGTCAAAgttgttttggtctaaaaaccaaGGTGTATAATTCTAGCATTACCCTAAACATAACGTCTACATCTACATAATTTATTTGCAAAATCCTAAAAAGACATCTGGCGCATAATTATCTGGTGGTAAACTGTTCCGGTCATTAATTGTTCTAGGCCAGAAACTATATTTATACTCATCACATGATGTTAGTACTGGAATAAACTTCATTGGGTCAGAGTTTCTAGTTTTCATTAATTACAGTTTTATGTTTCACATAAGGTGGTATATTGATTGCTGCTTGGTGATATAGTGTCTTGTACATTAAAGTTAGTCTGTTCACTTTCCTTCTATGCTCCAATGTTGGCCAATTAAGATGGTTTAGTGTCTTTAGTGCTTGGGTAACCCATCCTTCCTGTCCTGAATATGTTTTAGTAGCAAAATGCGCAGCATGTCGCTGTACTTGTTCGAGCCAGGATTTTTGATACATCCTGTAAGGATCCCATACAGTACTTCCATATTCTAGGATAGGTCTCACTAAGGAGGTGTATGCTTGTGCTTTAACTCTTTCTGGACACAAGTGGAGATTCCTTTTAATGCAGCCTAAGATCTTATTTGCTTTATTCTTCACATCCAAGATATGAGTTTTCCAGTTAAGTGTTTCTGAGTTGGTAATGCCCAGATAAGGTTGGTGGTCAACAACTTTTACTGTTTGACCTAGCATGGTGTAATGGTGTATAATAGGGTTAGAACTTGATCCTGtaaatgcaaagaaaataacatttagAGGGTGGAGGTTCATTTGCCATTCCTCTGCCCAGGTAACAAGGCTGTCTAGGTCTCGTTGAAGATGAAGAGCATCACTTGCATTATGGACAAGGCCATACAGGagggtgtcatcagcaaaaagttTCAGATTGGATGAGATGTTATTTCCCGTGTCATTAATGTAGAGTTAAAAGCAAAGGGGCCCTAAGACTGTTCCTTGTGGGTTTTCATCTGTAATAGACACTAATAATATTGTACTGTTTATTAAGAATATCTGCCTTTTCTTTTGAGTCAGTGACTTCCTTTCTGTTGGATTTAAGGATGTGGGAATTCCAGAAGAGTCTTTACGTTTGGCTTTGATGTACTCCCAGAAGCGTTCAGTTATCCTGGGTTTGGTGTTCTCACTAATGACATCATCGCCAATGTTTAGAAGATTGTTGATGTAGTTTTGGTGAGCCTATATTTTCACATTTCATCATGTATACCTGACTTTTCAAAGATTTCTGAGTTTGCACCAATTTTATTCACTATTGCTGTGTCTGGCAGCATTGTAATGTCGCTGCTTTTGGCGAATAAGATGTTTAATGCGTGAATTAAACGAATGGAGTAGACTTTTTCTTGCTAAGGGTCTTTTGGGGAATGTGCTTCCTAATGGTATAGAAGAGTATGGTTTTGAACTAAGTCCAGTTTTCTTTAACTGATTTTGTAGAACAGTCTGAAGCTTGAGATGATGTATATGAATTCCTTAATTGTTCCTGCAGTCCTCCCATATCTGCAAGTTTGTATAAGTAGACAGATCTTCGTGGATAGAGGGGGCTTGGTCTTGAAATTAATGTCACAAATTACTGTGTTGTGGTCACTCATACCTGGGACAACATAGGTACCTTCAATAAGGTCTGGGTGGGTTGTAAACACTAAGTCTAGTACCTTGTTTTGACGGGTGGGTTCTTGTACTACTTGTGACCATTATTAATGGTGCCTATAATGCCTAGCATTTTTTCACTCATCCCATTTGCATATTGAGGACTTCTCCTAATGGATCCATCCTTCCAATTTACATCTGGTAGATTGAAATCACCTTAAAGTATGACATGTTTACTGTTTAGTCCATTGGGCTCTTTAAGGTTGTTCATGGAGAATTCAAGTTGTTCAATAGTCTCAATGGGGGATGTAGGCTGGCGATAAAATGCACCAAACATAATATCACCCTTTTTGAGTGAGATTTTGGTCCAGACAATCTCACAGTCAGAAAGTGATGATTGCTCTACTGAGATAATACGACTGTGAATAGCGTATAGCTATAGGACTCCACCCTTTTCCGCAGAAGCTCTGTCCTTACGGTTTGGAGAAGGATGAGGGAATTCATTATGGAATATACCATTACTGTTGATTTCTTCCTTAAGGTGTGTCTCACATCCTAGTATCACATCAGGTTTGCATGTCTCAATGACTTGATGGAGTGGGAAATCTGGCACATGGTTATGCACcaatcaatgtaaaccccgtgggggagGAGTgtgggcaaggggtggggatttgacaaattctataattttttgatcaaattccccagggtgggaaacgaaaggtcaatcaaaagtgtcaaaaaagcccccacccctggggaaaaaatttaaacgaacaatactataatactatgtaaaacgaataaaagaacatttcaaaagtacgttcttactactttaaaaaaaaaggttaacgtGAGCACCGTTAagttactcgctgtaattaagtattttctctctccactagcatctcttattttgaacaacataatcactccaggaagattgaccgtgctattataatattaatgaaacgtaaaatgctttataccATCtgctgctcaacatgtcggaacaggtcggatcagtgacccgtaaaaaatcctctgactttcatggtggaattcgatttcaatcgagttttacaatcagatgggaacttgaagataaaactttctcaaaatacacattatctgtttagatgacagtttaaagtgtcggattatggcgattaacaaatgaaaacttcatacctttctccaacagcgtgactttcagaaagcctcgacgGACGGACTCGGTAACcgtttctgaattgataccaggctt
This window encodes:
- the LOC140934050 gene encoding carnosine N-methyltransferase 2-like — protein: MATELGGCSLVSCQEAYAKSLNSFIASLDSKEGNLTLKCLAGHVVPLLSDLLKVHTAEKLPFCVLSVGSGEGSNDLSFIEMLIKSLQGTGIRPRIFQHAIEPDEAKLESFRAKAEDLRVRLNVDFEWFPMTYDEYIEQAKSKVVKFNVVHFLHSIYYIGPDLETALKHCYEKELEPKGVIFSITPDFNSPYARYGKAFSSEGLILSPGSYYSNKEVIDIAKRNGWKYKECSGESVSCNVAGIFDRSSVEGNLLLDFLTQ